The following coding sequences lie in one Mycobacterium sp. Z3061 genomic window:
- a CDS encoding class I SAM-dependent methyltransferase, whose translation MARPVQPTDLFARRATLRRSVRLLSEFRYEQPDPGRFYGALAADTAVMVGDLWRGLRGGSLAGRTLLDVGGGPGYFASAFTEAGVRYIGVEPDPSEMHAAGPVAGDGSSVAVRASGMALPFAADSVDICLSSNVAEHVPRPWQLGNEMLRVTKPGGLVVLSYTVWLGPFGGHEMGLTHYLGGYRAAAMYARRHGRPAKNNYGSSLFAVSAADGLDWARATGCAVATFPRYHPRWAWWLTSVPVLREFAVSNLVLVLSPR comes from the coding sequence GTGGCCCGTCCTGTCCAGCCGACCGACCTGTTCGCGCGACGGGCGACCCTGCGCCGGTCGGTTCGGCTGTTGTCGGAGTTCCGCTACGAACAGCCCGACCCAGGGCGGTTCTACGGGGCGCTGGCCGCCGACACCGCGGTGATGGTGGGCGATCTGTGGCGGGGATTGCGTGGCGGATCCCTGGCCGGTCGCACACTGCTCGACGTCGGCGGCGGCCCCGGATACTTCGCGTCGGCCTTCACCGAAGCCGGCGTCCGCTACATCGGAGTCGAGCCCGACCCTTCGGAAATGCACGCGGCCGGACCCGTCGCCGGCGACGGCTCGAGCGTCGCGGTGCGGGCATCGGGCATGGCACTGCCGTTCGCCGCCGACTCCGTCGACATCTGCCTGTCGTCAAACGTCGCCGAGCACGTGCCGCGGCCGTGGCAGCTGGGCAACGAGATGTTGCGCGTGACCAAACCGGGTGGACTCGTGGTGCTGTCCTACACCGTCTGGCTGGGCCCGTTCGGCGGCCACGAGATGGGCCTGACGCACTACCTCGGCGGCTACCGGGCGGCAGCGATGTATGCCCGCCGGCACGGCCGTCCGGCCAAGAACAACTACGGATCGTCGTTGTTCGCGGTGTCCGCCGCGGACGGTCTGGACTGGGCCCGCGCCACCGGGTGCGCGGTCGCGACTTTCCCTCGGTACCACCCGCGATGGGCCTGGTGGCTGACCTCGGTACCGGTGCTGCGCGAGTTCGCGGTGAGCAATCTGGTGCTGGTCCTCTCGCCCCGATAA
- a CDS encoding aldehyde dehydrogenase, whose protein sequence is MTKSDTTEYDKLFIGGKWTEPATSEVIEVHCPATGEYVGKVPLATAADVDAAVAAARAAFDSGPWPSTPPKERAAVIAKAQQLLEERKELFAKLLADETGQPPMTIETMHWMGSMGALSFFSGPAVDQVKWREVRNGSYGQTIVHREPIGVVGAIVAWNVPLFLAINKLGPALLAGCTVVLKPAAETPLTANALAEVFADAGLPEGVLSVVPGGIETGQALTSNPDVDLFTFTGSSAVGKEIGKRAAEMLKPCTLELGGKSAAIVLEDVDLASAVPMMVFSGIMNTGQACVGQTRILAPRSRYDEIVDAVSAFVQALPVGPPSDPAAQIGSLISEKQRARVESYIAKGKEEGARVVCGGGRPEGLDNGFFVQPTVFADVDNKMTIAQEEIFGPVLSIIAYDTEEDAIKIANDSVYGLAGSVWTTNVPKGIEISEKIRTGTYAINWYAFDPCCPFGGYKNSGIGRENGPEGVEHFTQQKSVLMPMGYTVE, encoded by the coding sequence ATGACGAAGAGCGACACGACCGAGTACGACAAGCTGTTCATCGGCGGCAAGTGGACCGAGCCGGCGACCTCAGAGGTCATCGAGGTGCACTGTCCGGCCACCGGTGAATATGTCGGCAAGGTCCCGCTGGCGACAGCGGCGGACGTCGACGCGGCGGTGGCCGCGGCCCGCGCCGCGTTCGACAGCGGTCCGTGGCCCTCGACTCCTCCCAAGGAACGCGCGGCCGTGATCGCCAAGGCGCAGCAACTGCTCGAGGAGCGCAAGGAGCTCTTCGCCAAGCTGCTCGCCGATGAGACCGGCCAGCCGCCCATGACCATCGAGACCATGCACTGGATGGGGTCGATGGGAGCACTGAGCTTCTTCTCCGGCCCGGCCGTCGACCAGGTGAAGTGGCGCGAGGTCCGCAACGGCTCCTACGGCCAGACCATCGTTCACCGGGAGCCGATCGGCGTGGTCGGCGCGATCGTGGCCTGGAACGTGCCACTGTTCCTGGCGATCAACAAGCTGGGCCCGGCGCTGCTGGCCGGCTGCACGGTGGTTTTGAAGCCTGCGGCCGAAACACCCTTGACCGCTAACGCTTTGGCCGAGGTGTTCGCCGACGCCGGCTTGCCCGAAGGGGTGCTGTCGGTGGTGCCCGGCGGTATCGAGACCGGGCAGGCGCTGACCTCCAACCCCGACGTCGACCTGTTCACCTTCACCGGCAGCTCGGCGGTCGGCAAGGAGATCGGCAAGCGGGCCGCGGAGATGCTCAAGCCGTGCACCTTGGAGTTGGGCGGCAAGTCGGCGGCGATCGTGCTCGAGGACGTCGACCTGGCCTCGGCGGTCCCGATGATGGTGTTCTCCGGGATCATGAACACCGGGCAGGCCTGCGTCGGGCAGACCCGAATCCTGGCGCCGCGCTCCCGTTACGACGAAATCGTGGATGCGGTAAGCGCTTTCGTGCAGGCGCTGCCGGTCGGACCGCCGTCGGACCCGGCCGCGCAGATCGGCTCGCTGATCTCGGAGAAGCAGCGCGCCCGGGTCGAGAGCTACATCGCCAAGGGCAAAGAGGAAGGCGCCCGGGTGGTGTGCGGCGGCGGCCGTCCCGAGGGCCTGGACAACGGATTCTTCGTGCAGCCCACCGTGTTCGCCGACGTCGACAACAAGATGACGATCGCGCAGGAGGAGATCTTCGGCCCGGTGTTGAGCATCATTGCCTATGACACCGAGGAGGACGCGATCAAGATCGCCAACGACTCGGTGTACGGGCTGGCCGGCAGCGTGTGGACGACCAACGTGCCCAAGGGAATTGAGATCTCGGAGAAGATCCGCACCGGAACGTACGCGATCAACTGGTACGCATTCGACCCCTGCTGCCCGTTCGGCGGCTACAAGAACTCCGGTATCGGGCGGGAGAACGGGCCCGAGGGAGTCGAGCACTTCACCCAGCAGAAGAGCGTGCTGATGCCGATGGGCTACACGGTCGAGTAA
- a CDS encoding protein phosphatase 2C domain-containing protein, with product MDATRYSALSDVGCERSDNQDRWGADAEQRLFMVADGVGGSRDGALAAQTMVDILPRYVAHHLPSDQREAADAPERLGRAISELSDDLHSKAQRDARYAGANSTLVAVVVVGARVLVAHLGDSRAYLLRDGQLTQLTRDHTLVQSLVDANQVQAEDAGNLRVRNVVTRYMGMKPPAKADSGAQDLADGDRVLLCSDGLHGIVKEPTLTRILGKYDDPGEVCAALIAAARGEGAPDNVTALVVDVSDS from the coding sequence ATGGATGCCACCCGGTATTCGGCACTGAGCGATGTCGGATGCGAACGATCCGACAACCAGGACCGCTGGGGCGCGGACGCCGAGCAGCGCCTGTTCATGGTGGCCGACGGGGTGGGCGGCAGCCGCGACGGGGCGCTGGCGGCTCAGACCATGGTCGACATCCTGCCCCGCTACGTCGCCCACCACCTGCCGTCGGATCAGCGTGAGGCAGCGGATGCCCCGGAACGCCTGGGCCGGGCGATCTCCGAACTCTCCGACGATCTGCATTCCAAGGCCCAGAGGGATGCCCGGTACGCGGGAGCCAACAGCACTCTGGTCGCCGTCGTCGTCGTCGGCGCCCGGGTGCTGGTCGCCCATCTGGGCGACAGCCGCGCCTATCTGCTGCGCGACGGACAGCTCACCCAGCTCACCCGCGACCACACACTGGTGCAGTCCCTGGTGGACGCGAACCAGGTCCAGGCCGAGGACGCCGGGAATCTGCGGGTACGCAACGTCGTCACGCGCTACATGGGAATGAAGCCGCCGGCCAAAGCCGACTCCGGCGCACAGGACCTGGCCGACGGCGACCGGGTCCTGCTGTGCTCCGACGGTCTGCACGGCATCGTCAAGGAGCCGACGTTGACCAGGATCCTCGGCAAGTACGACGACCCCGGCGAAGTCTGTGCGGCGCTGATCGCGGCGGCTCGCGGCGAGGGTGCTCCGGACAACGTGACCGCGCTGGTGGTCGACGTTTCCGACTCGTAG
- a CDS encoding YoaK family protein: MPLDRTTRPESSGKRAQGVLLGYSGVLAFVAGFVNAVALLLLAFPVGNLTAVTTQLGMNTANPLLYEGHILAAILMGFWGGAITAGAILGNSHHLPGPRHATVLTVEATLLILAALGVEETQVRAGIEALGVEQTAVQAMFAAAALGLQNGLTSSFRGMAIRTTHFTGTVTDLGLMLGRARRQGIEKWKAAVLSLTLVLFLGGGAAGLLMGTSLEGYALLVPAALCATVAAMSWVRGRAFTMPSLISASARRVEEPAAATA, translated from the coding sequence ATGCCACTCGACCGCACCACTCGACCCGAATCGTCGGGCAAGCGAGCGCAGGGAGTGTTGCTCGGCTACAGCGGCGTCCTGGCGTTCGTCGCCGGCTTCGTCAACGCGGTAGCCCTGCTGCTGCTGGCCTTTCCGGTCGGCAACCTCACTGCGGTGACCACCCAACTCGGCATGAACACCGCCAACCCGTTGCTCTACGAGGGCCACATCCTGGCGGCGATCCTGATGGGATTCTGGGGCGGCGCCATCACCGCCGGGGCCATACTCGGCAACAGCCACCACCTACCGGGCCCGCGGCATGCGACGGTGCTGACCGTCGAGGCGACCTTGCTGATACTCGCCGCGCTCGGTGTGGAAGAAACGCAGGTCAGGGCTGGCATCGAGGCGCTCGGAGTCGAGCAGACCGCGGTGCAGGCGATGTTCGCCGCCGCGGCCCTCGGACTGCAGAACGGACTGACGTCGAGCTTCCGCGGGATGGCGATTCGTACCACCCACTTCACCGGCACGGTGACCGATCTGGGGCTGATGCTCGGCCGCGCCCGCCGGCAGGGCATCGAGAAGTGGAAGGCGGCGGTCCTGTCGCTGACTCTCGTCCTGTTCCTCGGGGGCGGCGCCGCCGGCCTGTTGATGGGCACTTCGCTCGAGGGTTATGCCCTGCTGGTGCCGGCGGCGCTCTGCGCGACCGTCGCGGCGATGAGCTGGGTGCGGGGCCGGGCATTCACCATGCCGTCGCTGATCTCGGCATCAGCGCGGCGCGTCGAAGAACCCGCTGCCGCGACCGCGTAG
- a CDS encoding glycosyltransferase family 4 protein: MSDLRSVLLLCWRDTGHPQGGGSETYLQRIGAQLAGAGVAVTLRTARYPGSARHEVVDGVRISRAGGPYTVYIWAMLAMALAKLRIGTLRHVKPDVVVDTQNGIPFLARLIYGRRAVVLVHHCHRQQWPVAGPVLSRVGWFVESTLSPRLHRGNQYVTVSLPSARDLVTLGVDGERIAVVRNGLDEAPTQTLSGPRSAAPRVVVLSRLVPHKQIEDALDAIADLRSRIPGLHLDVVGGGWWRERLVEHVQQRGIADAVTFHGHVDDVTKHHVLQSSWVQVLPSRKEGWGLAVVEAGQHGVPTIGYRSSGGLSDSIIDGVTGVLVDDRAELVDRLEQLLSDEVLREQLGAKAQVRSAEFSWRQSAEALRLVLDAVRAGQDVSGVL, translated from the coding sequence ATGTCTGACCTGCGATCCGTCCTGCTGCTGTGCTGGCGCGATACCGGGCATCCGCAGGGCGGTGGCAGCGAGACCTACCTGCAGCGCATCGGGGCACAGCTGGCCGGCGCCGGCGTCGCCGTCACCCTGCGCACCGCCCGCTATCCGGGCTCCGCGCGGCACGAGGTCGTCGACGGCGTCCGCATCAGCCGCGCCGGCGGGCCGTACACCGTGTACATCTGGGCGATGCTGGCCATGGCGCTGGCCAAACTCCGGATAGGCACGCTGCGTCACGTCAAACCCGACGTCGTCGTCGACACGCAGAACGGAATACCGTTCCTGGCCCGGCTGATCTACGGCAGGCGGGCGGTGGTCCTGGTGCATCACTGCCACCGCCAGCAGTGGCCGGTCGCGGGCCCGGTGCTGTCCCGGGTCGGCTGGTTCGTCGAGTCGACGTTGTCCCCGCGGCTGCACCGAGGGAACCAATACGTCACGGTGTCACTGCCGTCCGCGCGGGACCTGGTGACGCTCGGGGTGGACGGCGAGCGCATTGCCGTGGTGCGCAACGGTCTTGATGAGGCACCGACGCAGACGTTGTCCGGCCCGCGGTCGGCCGCGCCCCGCGTGGTGGTGTTGTCGCGGCTGGTGCCACACAAGCAGATCGAGGACGCGCTGGACGCAATCGCCGACCTGCGCTCCCGCATCCCCGGTCTGCACCTCGACGTCGTCGGCGGCGGATGGTGGCGCGAGCGGCTCGTCGAGCACGTGCAGCAGCGCGGCATCGCCGACGCTGTCACCTTCCACGGCCACGTCGACGACGTCACCAAACACCATGTGCTGCAGAGTTCTTGGGTGCAGGTGCTGCCGTCGCGCAAGGAGGGGTGGGGCCTGGCGGTGGTCGAGGCGGGCCAGCACGGCGTGCCGACCATCGGATACCGATCCTCCGGCGGTCTGTCCGACTCGATCATCGACGGGGTCACCGGCGTCCTGGTGGACGACCGCGCCGAGTTGGTCGACCGGCTCGAACAGCTGTTGTCCGACGAGGTGCTACGTGAGCAGCTGGGTGCGAAGGCGCAGGTGCGCAGTGCCGAATTCTCCTGGCGGCAGAGCGCCGAAGCGCTGCGCCTGGTCCTGGACGCGGTTCGGGCGGGACAGGACGTCAGCGGCGTCCTGTGA
- a CDS encoding AMP-binding protein, translating into MTVPSIGTQISQLAALAPDEPAVSCDGQTITRAELDRSTNRLARAYAERGVGLGDYVTIVLPNSVEWIQAAVACWKLGAVPQPLSPRLPEAEFEGLLGLRRSALLVGRDHPETASVPAGFVPQTSDAALPEAVSPCWKSMASGGSTGRPKLIEAGGDSRVPPAIGYPLGMQEGDTTLVPVPLTHNTGFTTALIALIMRQHLVLMSRFDPHEFLATIERHRVSFLVTVPTIMQRLLPVYRAGSYDLSSLRRLWHLAAPCPPAVKQAWIDLLGPEKVWELYGGTELQALTFISGDQWLTHPGSVGQVVSGEMKVLDDDGHECPPGVVGEIYMRPNPGSAPTYRYIGSTAKSRDGWDSLGDLGYFDADGFLYLSDRRVDMFTVGGRNVYPAEIENALSAHPEVLSCLVVGVPDADLGQVPYALVHTASGSTLDAAAVHRFVADRLAAYKVPRIVEFVDAPLRDDAGKARRTAVRDAVIARLQDGGP; encoded by the coding sequence GTGACGGTCCCGTCGATCGGAACGCAGATTTCGCAATTGGCCGCGCTCGCCCCGGACGAGCCGGCCGTCAGCTGCGACGGACAGACCATCACCCGAGCCGAACTCGACCGCTCGACCAACCGGCTGGCCCGCGCGTACGCCGAGCGCGGCGTGGGGCTCGGCGACTACGTGACGATCGTGTTGCCCAACTCGGTGGAGTGGATTCAGGCGGCGGTGGCGTGCTGGAAGCTGGGGGCGGTGCCGCAACCCTTGTCCCCGCGCCTGCCGGAGGCCGAGTTCGAAGGCCTGCTGGGGTTGCGCCGCTCGGCCTTGCTGGTGGGCCGGGACCATCCTGAAACAGCCAGCGTCCCAGCCGGTTTCGTCCCGCAAACCTCGGACGCCGCGCTACCCGAAGCGGTGTCGCCGTGCTGGAAGTCGATGGCGTCGGGCGGCAGCACCGGGAGGCCCAAGCTGATCGAGGCCGGCGGCGACAGCCGGGTGCCACCGGCGATCGGCTACCCGCTGGGCATGCAGGAGGGCGACACCACCCTGGTGCCGGTGCCGCTGACCCACAACACCGGGTTCACCACCGCCCTGATCGCGTTGATCATGCGCCAGCACCTGGTGTTGATGAGCCGGTTCGACCCGCACGAATTCCTGGCGACCATCGAGCGCCACCGGGTCAGCTTTCTGGTGACGGTGCCGACGATCATGCAGCGCCTGCTGCCGGTCTACCGGGCCGGTTCCTACGACCTGTCCTCGCTGCGACGGTTGTGGCACCTGGCCGCGCCGTGCCCGCCGGCCGTCAAGCAGGCCTGGATCGACCTGTTGGGGCCCGAGAAGGTCTGGGAACTCTACGGCGGCACCGAGTTACAGGCGTTGACCTTCATTTCCGGCGACCAGTGGCTGACCCACCCGGGCTCGGTCGGGCAGGTGGTGAGCGGGGAGATGAAGGTGCTCGACGACGACGGCCACGAATGCCCGCCCGGCGTGGTCGGGGAGATCTACATGCGCCCGAACCCCGGCAGCGCGCCGACCTACCGCTACATCGGCTCCACCGCGAAGTCGCGTGACGGCTGGGATTCGCTGGGCGATCTCGGCTACTTCGACGCCGACGGCTTCTTGTACCTGTCCGACCGCCGCGTCGACATGTTCACCGTCGGCGGCCGCAACGTCTACCCCGCGGAGATCGAGAACGCGCTGTCGGCGCACCCGGAAGTGTTGTCCTGCTTGGTCGTTGGAGTTCCCGACGCTGACCTGGGCCAGGTGCCCTATGCCCTGGTGCACACGGCGAGCGGGTCGACCCTGGACGCCGCGGCGGTGCACAGGTTCGTCGCCGACCGACTGGCGGCCTACAAGGTGCCCCGTATCGTTGAGTTCGTCGACGCGCCACTGCGCGACGACGCCGGAAAGGCGCGTCGCACGGCGGTGCGCGACGCCGTCATCGCGCGATTGCAGGATGGGGGGCCGTGA
- a CDS encoding WhiB family transcriptional regulator, translating into MSEIALASQPTGAPDLDWRTRAVCRTADAELLFVDGAQQRQAASICRNCPVKWECATVALDNKFEYGVWGGLTERQRRSLLKKYPDVRSWGAFLARHHAHRAPAGSG; encoded by the coding sequence GTGTCAGAAATCGCGCTGGCCTCTCAGCCCACCGGCGCACCCGATCTCGATTGGCGCACGCGGGCCGTGTGCCGGACCGCGGACGCCGAACTGCTGTTCGTCGACGGAGCACAGCAACGCCAGGCTGCGTCGATATGCCGGAACTGCCCGGTCAAATGGGAGTGTGCGACCGTCGCGCTCGACAACAAGTTCGAGTACGGCGTGTGGGGCGGACTGACCGAGCGGCAGCGCCGGTCATTGCTCAAAAAATATCCCGACGTCAGATCCTGGGGCGCCTTCCTCGCCCGTCACCATGCTCACCGCGCTCCCGCCGGCAGCGGATAG
- a CDS encoding acyltransferase family protein, giving the protein MYGRDAGPGVPAAAANTHRQTGTVTEDQEVGGTRSFLPAVEGMRACAAIGVVVTHVAFQTGHSSGVDGRLFGRFDLAVAVFFALSGFLLWRGHAAAERDLKPRPRTGHYLRSRVVRIMPAYLVAVVVILTLLPDSNHASLTVWLANLTLTQIYVPLTLTGGLTQMWSLSVEVTFYLALPILAWLGRRIPVGARLPAIAALGALSWAWGWLPLAVLGGGPGANPLNWPPAYFSWFAAGMVLAELVHSRFGWVHRLARHRVAMAAIAVAAYLVAASPLAGPAGLVPSSAAQFSVKTAMGSVVAFALLAPLVLDRPDTPHRLLGSTLMVTLGRWSYGLFIWHLAALDMVFPVLGIFAFNGHMPTVLALTLLFGIAIAAVSYALVESPCREALRRWEKREKHAEDADTEADAVAP; this is encoded by the coding sequence ATGTACGGACGGGATGCGGGCCCAGGTGTACCCGCTGCCGCCGCGAACACGCACAGGCAGACTGGGACCGTGACTGAGGACCAGGAGGTAGGCGGCACCCGCAGCTTCCTGCCCGCGGTCGAGGGCATGCGTGCCTGCGCGGCCATCGGCGTGGTCGTCACCCACGTCGCCTTTCAGACGGGACACTCCAGCGGGGTCGACGGCCGGCTGTTCGGCCGGTTCGACCTGGCTGTCGCGGTGTTCTTCGCGTTGTCGGGCTTTCTGCTGTGGCGCGGACACGCGGCCGCGGAACGCGATCTCAAACCTCGCCCGCGCACCGGTCACTACCTGCGCTCGCGGGTGGTCCGCATCATGCCCGCCTACCTGGTGGCGGTGGTGGTGATCCTGACCCTGCTGCCGGACTCCAACCACGCCAGCCTGACGGTCTGGCTGGCCAACCTGACGCTCACCCAGATCTATGTGCCCCTGACCCTGACCGGCGGCCTCACCCAGATGTGGAGCCTGTCGGTCGAGGTGACCTTCTATCTGGCGCTGCCGATCCTGGCCTGGCTGGGCCGGCGGATTCCGGTCGGGGCGCGGCTGCCCGCGATCGCTGCGCTGGGCGCGCTCAGCTGGGCGTGGGGCTGGCTGCCGCTGGCCGTGCTCGGCGGCGGGCCCGGCGCCAACCCCCTGAACTGGCCGCCGGCCTACTTCTCCTGGTTCGCCGCGGGAATGGTGCTGGCCGAGTTGGTGCACAGCCGGTTCGGGTGGGTGCACCGGCTGGCCCGCCACCGCGTCGCGATGGCGGCGATCGCGGTGGCGGCCTACCTGGTGGCGGCGTCGCCGCTGGCCGGGCCGGCGGGCCTGGTGCCCAGCAGCGCCGCCCAATTCTCGGTGAAGACCGCGATGGGTTCGGTGGTGGCGTTCGCGCTGCTGGCGCCGCTGGTGCTGGACCGGCCCGACACCCCCCACCGACTGCTGGGCAGCACGCTCATGGTCACGCTTGGCCGCTGGTCGTACGGCCTGTTCATCTGGCATCTCGCCGCACTGGACATGGTGTTCCCGGTGCTTGGCATCTTCGCCTTCAACGGCCACATGCCGACCGTGCTGGCGCTGACCCTGCTCTTCGGCATCGCGATAGCCGCGGTGAGCTACGCCCTGGTCGAGTCGCCGTGCCGGGAAGCGTTGCGGCGCTGGGAGAAACGGGAAAAGCACGCAGAGGACGCCGACACCGAAGCGGACGCTGTCGCGCCCTGA
- a CDS encoding lipoprotein LpqH gives MPSTSRHHAGPVAAALAGAVALSASLTGCNHTSFSPTVRGPTVTYTGGAIAATNDAKVVVDGQEHRVDGQIACIALDGGETMISIGKEPIAVKITLTVNRESPRVRMVILQNLVGYTLFVMDPPQKGEASASKDGKRYTIGGTSWGLDTHNDDVKKPFRIQFTCP, from the coding sequence ATGCCATCGACCAGCCGACATCACGCCGGCCCAGTTGCGGCCGCTCTCGCCGGCGCCGTCGCGCTGAGCGCGAGTCTGACCGGGTGCAACCACACCAGCTTCTCCCCCACCGTCAGGGGACCCACCGTCACCTATACGGGCGGCGCCATCGCAGCGACCAATGACGCCAAAGTGGTCGTCGACGGTCAGGAGCACAGAGTCGATGGCCAGATCGCCTGCATCGCCCTCGACGGCGGGGAGACGATGATCTCGATCGGCAAAGAACCCATCGCGGTCAAGATCACGCTGACCGTCAACCGCGAATCACCGAGGGTGCGCATGGTGATTCTGCAAAACCTGGTCGGTTACACGCTTTTCGTGATGGACCCGCCGCAGAAGGGAGAGGCGTCGGCGAGCAAGGACGGCAAGCGCTACACCATCGGTGGCACCTCATGGGGCCTCGACACCCACAACGACGACGTCAAGAAACCCTTCCGCATCCAATTCACCTGCCCTTGA
- a CDS encoding DUF3068 domain-containing protein, which produces MNRAVMLRIAACGTIGLGAALLIAALLLSTYTSSRIAKIPLNLDATLISEGNGTAIDAASLSTDRVVVNQNVPLVSQQQISVEAPANADVVTLQVGSSVRRSDKQKDSGLMLAIVDTVTINRKTAMAVSDDSHPGGYVQKPRGIGDENPPTAMPLRHEGLAYRFPFNTERKTYPYFDPIAQKPFDANYDGQEDVNGLSTYRFTQNVGVNSEGKPVAPITYPSLYGGNEDGKITTSASMWGVPGEPNEQITMTRYYTAKRTFWVDPVSGTIVKETEQAHHYYARDGLKPEVTLVDYKLTSTQETVESQVNSARDERDRVALWSRVLPITFTAIGLIALIGGGVLASFSLRTESALTDPSLDRDDTDFLRRAGLEPPTPGAEAETEKIPTQRPDLHEDDPGPPELDPPKDPPDPEPPTERT; this is translated from the coding sequence GTGAACCGAGCAGTCATGTTGCGCATCGCCGCATGCGGAACTATCGGTCTCGGAGCCGCACTGCTGATCGCCGCGTTGTTGTTGTCGACCTATACCAGCAGCAGGATCGCCAAGATCCCGCTCAATCTGGACGCGACGCTGATCAGCGAGGGCAACGGAACCGCCATCGACGCGGCTTCGCTGTCCACCGACCGGGTCGTCGTCAACCAGAACGTTCCTCTGGTGTCCCAGCAGCAGATCAGTGTCGAAGCGCCCGCCAATGCCGACGTGGTCACCCTGCAGGTCGGATCGTCGGTGCGGCGCAGCGACAAGCAGAAGGACAGCGGGTTGATGCTGGCCATCGTCGACACCGTCACCATCAACCGCAAGACCGCGATGGCGGTGTCCGACGACTCGCACCCGGGCGGATACGTGCAGAAGCCGCGCGGCATCGGCGACGAGAACCCGCCGACCGCGATGCCGTTGCGCCACGAGGGCCTGGCCTACCGCTTCCCGTTCAACACCGAGCGCAAGACGTACCCCTATTTCGACCCGATCGCCCAGAAGCCGTTCGATGCCAACTATGACGGCCAGGAGGACGTCAACGGTCTGAGCACCTACCGGTTCACGCAGAACGTGGGCGTCAACAGCGAGGGCAAGCCGGTGGCTCCGATCACCTATCCGTCGCTGTACGGCGGCAACGAGGACGGCAAGATCACCACGAGCGCGTCGATGTGGGGCGTGCCCGGGGAGCCGAACGAGCAGATCACCATGACCCGCTACTACACCGCGAAGCGCACCTTCTGGGTCGACCCGGTGTCCGGGACGATCGTCAAGGAAACCGAGCAGGCCCACCACTACTACGCCCGCGACGGGCTCAAACCCGAGGTGACGCTGGTCGACTACAAGCTCACCTCGACCCAGGAGACGGTGGAGTCGCAGGTCAACTCCGCGCGCGACGAGCGCGACCGGGTGGCGCTGTGGTCGCGGGTGCTGCCGATCACGTTCACCGCGATCGGTCTGATCGCCCTGATCGGCGGCGGGGTGCTCGCCTCGTTCAGCCTGCGCACCGAGAGTGCGCTGACCGACCCCAGCCTGGACCGCGACGACACGGACTTCCTGCGCCGCGCCGGGCTGGAACCGCCGACCCCAGGCGCGGAAGCGGAGACCGAGAAGATTCCCACCCAGCGACCGGATCTGCACGAAGACGATCCGGGCCCGCCGGAGTTGGATCCGCCCAAGGATCCGCCGGACCCTGAGCCGCCGACCGAACGGACTTAG